CGATGACCGACCTGCAGGCGACGGCGACCGCCCAGCGGGAGGCCGCCGTCACCCGCGTGCAGGAACTGGCCCGCACGCTGGGGTGACCCGGGTCAGCGGGCCTTCTGCTTGATCGCGTCGACGGCGCCCTTGAGGCTGGGCTGGGAGGCGTTGGTCTTCGCCTTCTCGACCTTGGGCTTCTTGGTCTCGCGACCGCCCTTGTTCTTGCCGGCCATGGTGACTCCTCGCCACCGGCGGACCGGCGGTCGGTTGCGGAGCTCGGTCCGAGGTGGCGTGCGCCTGCGGCTGGACCGACGACGCTACGCGCCCACGACGCAGCGCAGCCCGCCCCGGTCGGACCGGGACGGGCTGCGCGGGCGTGCTGGTGGTGCTGGCGTTCGGGGGGGGGTGCTGGGTCAGCGGGTGGTGCCGCGACCGTCGGTGCCACGGGTCGTGTCGACACCGTCCTGCACCTGCTCGATCTCCTCGTGCGCGACGTCGGCCTGCACGCGCTGCTCCTCGGTGACGGTCTCGGTGCCCAGGCGGACCCGCTCGACCGGCACGGTCTCCTTCTCCACGACGGGACGCTCGGCGTGCAGCGTCACCTCGTGCTCCTCCTCGGTGAGGTTGCCACCGGAGAGGGCGGAGTCGCGGTTGGCGTCGGTGATCGGCTCGCGCTCGACCCGGACCTCCTCGTGCGTGACCGGGACGGTGCGGGTGACGTTCTCGGTGACGACGTGCTTGCGCAGACGCGCCCGACCGGTCTCCACGGCCTCGGTGCCGACGGACAGCCGCTCCTCGGAGCGGGTCATCGCGTCGTCGGTGGTCGGGCCGGAGGTGTCGCGGCCCACGGTGCCGGCGTCGTTGCGGGTACCGGTGAGGGTGCTGTCGTGGTCCTCGGTGGACCGGGCGGCGTGCTGGCCGCGGTCGTCGAGGTCGTCACCGAGGCGGGCGGTGCCACCGTCGGTGCGGGTGCCACGGTCGTCGAGGTCGTTGCCCACGCGGGTGGTGTCCGTGGTGGTGGTCGTCGTGTTCGACGAGGTGTTGTTGTCGGCGAAGCCGTAGTGGCGGTACAGCTCCTGCTCCTCCTCGGGGGAGAGGTGCTGGTCGGCGTCGACCTTGGGGGCGTCCTTGACGGCGGCCTTGCTCACGGGGACGCGGACGCCACCGTCGGCGAGGTCGGCGTCACGCAGCGGGACGAAGGTGGACTTCGTGCCGAAGAGGCCGGTCTTGACGGTGACCCACTCGGGGTTGCCGCTCTGGTCGTCGAGGAAGACCTCGGACGCGGTGCCGATCTTGTCGCCGTCGGCGTCGTAGACGTCGCTGCCGATGACCTGGTCGATGCTGTTGGTGTCGATCACAGTGGAGCTCCTCGTGTCGGTGCGTGGGGGGTGTTGTGCAAGCTCTCTCCACCACTGCCCGACGAGCCGGGAGGTGGAAACGGCCGGTTCCGGTCCACGTTTCCCAAACACCGTCCGGGCGTGTCGTTCCGCCGGCTCCCTGCGCCCGCTGCGGAGACTCGGTCGGTGCCTCCTCGCTCCCCGTACGACTCGCTCGTGCACCCGCGCACCCAGAAGAAGCCGCTCCCCCAGGTGGAGGCGGAGAAGGACCTGGTGGTCGAGGACCCCAGCTCGGGGTTCGTCGGTGCCGTGGTCCGCTGCGAGAAGGACGTCGTCCACCTCGAGGACCGCTTCGGCCGGGTGAAGGGCTACCCGCTGGGCCCGGGGTTCTGGGTGGAGGGACGCCCGGTGGTGCTGGTGCGCCCGAAGAACCCGGCCGCGGCCGGGTCGGCCCGCAGCGCCTCGGGGTCGACCTACGTCGCCGGCGCCCGGGCCCGGGTGGCCCGCGAGGGCCGGATCTACGTCGAGGGCAAGCACGACGCCGAACTGGTGGAGAAGGTCTGGGGCCACGACCTGCGCATCGAGGGCGTGGTGGTCGAGCCGCTGCACGGCGTGGACGACCTGCCCGGCATCGTGAAGGAGTTCCGCCCCTCGTCGGGTCGCCGACTCGGGGTGCTGGTGGACCACCTGGTCACCGGCTCCAAGGAGACCCGGATCGCCGCCCAGGTCACCGGCGCGCACGCCCTCGTCGTGGGCCACCCGTTCATCGACGTCTGGGAGGCGGTCAAGCCCTCGGTCGTCGGCATCCGCGCCTGGCCGACCGTCCCGAGGGGCGAGGACTGGAAGGGCGGGGTCTGTCGCCGGCTGGGCTGGGAGGACGACACCGGCTACGTCTGGGCCCAGCGCATCCTCGCCCGCGTGCAGACCTGGACAGACCTCGAGCCGGCACTGATCGGCCGGGTCGAGGAGCTCATCGACTTCGTCACCACGGACTGACCCGGACGCACGAGAGCCCGCCCCCGGGTCGGGGACGGGCTCCGTGTCACGCATGGCGGCCTCGGCCGCCGGTGATCAGCTCGGGATCATGTTGAACGTGTCCGGGTCGGGGCCGGTCCGCTCGTCCCGGTTGAGCGCGGAGATTGAGGTCATGTCGTCCTGCGACAGCTCGAAGTCGAAGAGCGCGAAGTTCTCCTCGACGCGGCTGCGGGTGACCGACTTGGGGAACACGATGTCGCCGCGCTGGATCGCCCAGCGGAGGGTGACCTGCGCGGGGGTGCGGTGTACGCGCTCGGCGACGCGGACGATCGCCGGGTCGTCGAGGACCTTGCCCTGGGCGATGGGCGACCAGGCCTCGGTCAGGATGCCGCGCTCGGCGTTGTAGCCGCGCAGCTCCTCCTGGGACAGGTAGGGGTGCACCTCGATCTGGTTGACCGCCGGGGTGACGTCGGCCTGGTCGCGCAGCTTGTTGAGGTGGTTGCTCTGGAAGTTCGAGACGCCGATCGCGCGGGCCTTGCCGTCGCGGTAGAGCTGCTCCATGCCCTTCCAGGTCTCGACGAAGTCGATGTCGATGCCCGGCAGCGGCCAGTGGATCAGGAACAGGTCGACCCGGTCCATCTGCAGGTCGGCCAGGGTCTGGTCGATCGCCTTCGCCACGTCGGCCTCGGCGTGGAAGCCGTTGTTCAGCTTCGAGGTGATGAAGACGTCGTCGCGGGAGAGACCGGAGTCGCGGAAGCCCTCGCCGACCTCCTTCTCGTTGCCGTACATCTCGGCGGTGTCGATGTGCCGGTAGCCGACCTCGAGGGCGGTCTTCACGGCCTCACGGGTGTTCTCGGGCTCGATCTGGTAGGTGCCGAAGCCCAGCTGGGGGATCTCGACGCCGTTGTTCAGGGTGATCATGGGGATGGCCATGGGTCTCCTCCTCGTGGTGGTGCGGATGCGGGTGGGGCACGACGCCACAGGCGCGGCCACTCTCTCTCGCACTACCCGGTCGTGCAGCGCTCAACCGGTCAGAAGTAGTCGAGCAGCTCGGCGCGGGGTCCGCAGGCGAGCAGGTCCAGCGCCGCCGGGTCGCCGCTGCCGCCGGCCAGCCCGGTCTGGGCGAGCGCGCGGCCACCGGTCGCCGCGCAGTACAGGACGGCGAAGCCCCGCACGTCGAGCCACAGGTCGGGTTCGGTCGCGGCACGCCGGAGGGTGGCCGCCCCGTCGGCGACCTCGAGCTCCCAGTCCCCCGCGTTCCAGGGGGCGACGTCGTCCCGCAGCCGGAAGGCGACGCGACCGGTCGCGTGCGCCGGCCAGCCCCGGTCGGCCACGGCGCGGACGACGTCGACCGGGCGGTGCATCCACGCCCTGGCCGAGCCGGCCGACGCCCGCTCCAGCGGCAGCACCGTGGAGAACACGTCGCCGGCCAGCAGCGGGACCCGCACCGCGCGCGTCACCGTGGTCCAGCCGGCGAGCACGCCGACCAGGGCACGGGCGGCGTCCGGGGTGGTGGCCAGCAGGTGGTGCACGTCGAGCTTGGACTCGACGCCGTACCCGGTGCCCCGGCCGAACACGAGCGCGCCGACCAGCAGGTCGCCGTCGAACACCAGGGACAGCGCGTCGACGCCCTCGGGCAACGGGGTGTCCGGGGCCTCGTCGAAGTGCCCGCCGCGGCGGGTGAGCAGCCCCTGCCGCTGCCGGGCGACCCGCTCGTACAGCTCGGTGACCAGCGGCAGCTCGTCGGGCTCCCCCGGCCGCACGGTCAGCCCGTCGACGGCCCGGGTGCGCGGCAGGGCGGCGGTGTCCAGCTCGGTCGCACCGAGGGACCCGGCAACCTCCCAGCCCAGGGACCGGTAGACCGCCGACACGGTCGGGTAGAGCGCGCTGACCGCGGCGCCCCGCTCCCGGGCGCGCACCAGCAGCTCGGTGAGCAGCTGCCGGGCCACCCCGCCGCCGCGGGTCTCGGGCCGGACGGCGACCCCGCTGACGTCCGCAGCGACCACCCGCCGGCCGCCCCACCACTGCTCGTGGGCGACGTCGACGACCTTGCCGACCAACGTGCCGCGCTCGTCGAAGGCGCCCAGCCGGGTCATCCCGGGCACCACCCGCAGCGCCCGGGCCGGCGCCTCGGCGGGGCCGCCGAAGGCCATCCGGCCCAGCGCCCAGGAGGCGGGCAGCTCGTCGGCGGTCAGCTCGCGGAGGGTGAGAGGCACGTGCCCGACCCTCTCAGGCCGCCACGCGCTCCCGGTCGGGACGTCGCAGCACGACCGCGCCCACCAGTGCCAGCACCCCCGCAGCAGCGGCGCCCAGGGCCGGCACGAGGAAGGCGTCCTGGGCGCCCCAGGCGTCCACCGCGGCACCGGCCAGCGCCGCGCCGCCGGTGACGCCGAGGGTGAGTCCGGTCGACGTCCAGGTCAGGCCCTCGTTGAGCGCCCGGCGGTCGACCCGGCTCTCCACCAGCGACATCCCGGCGACCAGCACCGGGGCGATGGCCAGCCCGGCGAGGAACGCCGCGGCCACCAACCAGGGCAGGGAACCGACCAGTAGCAGACCCTGCGCGGCGACGCCGAAGAAGACCGCGCACGCCACGAACCGGGTGACCAGCGTGCCGGGCAGCCGGACCACGCCGTAGGCCAGCCCGGAGACCAGGCTGCCCCCGGCGTAGGCGGCCAGCGCCACGCCGGCCAGCACCGGGGCGCCCTGCACCTCGGCGAACCCGACGACCACGACGTCCATCGCGCCGAACACGGTGCC
This sequence is a window from Geodermatophilaceae bacterium NBWT11. Protein-coding genes within it:
- a CDS encoding DUF2382 domain-containing protein, whose translation is MIDTNSIDQVIGSDVYDADGDKIGTASEVFLDDQSGNPEWVTVKTGLFGTKSTFVPLRDADLADGGVRVPVSKAAVKDAPKVDADQHLSPEEEQELYRHYGFADNNTSSNTTTTTTDTTRVGNDLDDRGTRTDGGTARLGDDLDDRGQHAARSTEDHDSTLTGTRNDAGTVGRDTSGPTTDDAMTRSEERLSVGTEAVETGRARLRKHVVTENVTRTVPVTHEEVRVEREPITDANRDSALSGGNLTEEEHEVTLHAERPVVEKETVPVERVRLGTETVTEEQRVQADVAHEEIEQVQDGVDTTRGTDGRGTTR
- a CDS encoding DUF3097 domain-containing protein — encoded protein: MPPRSPYDSLVHPRTQKKPLPQVEAEKDLVVEDPSSGFVGAVVRCEKDVVHLEDRFGRVKGYPLGPGFWVEGRPVVLVRPKNPAAAGSARSASGSTYVAGARARVAREGRIYVEGKHDAELVEKVWGHDLRIEGVVVEPLHGVDDLPGIVKEFRPSSGRRLGVLVDHLVTGSKETRIAAQVTGAHALVVGHPFIDVWEAVKPSVVGIRAWPTVPRGEDWKGGVCRRLGWEDDTGYVWAQRILARVQTWTDLEPALIGRVEELIDFVTTD
- a CDS encoding aldo/keto reductase → MAIPMITLNNGVEIPQLGFGTYQIEPENTREAVKTALEVGYRHIDTAEMYGNEKEVGEGFRDSGLSRDDVFITSKLNNGFHAEADVAKAIDQTLADLQMDRVDLFLIHWPLPGIDIDFVETWKGMEQLYRDGKARAIGVSNFQSNHLNKLRDQADVTPAVNQIEVHPYLSQEELRGYNAERGILTEAWSPIAQGKVLDDPAIVRVAERVHRTPAQVTLRWAIQRGDIVFPKSVTRSRVEENFALFDFELSQDDMTSISALNRDERTGPDPDTFNMIPS
- a CDS encoding GNAT family N-acetyltransferase yields the protein MPLTLRELTADELPASWALGRMAFGGPAEAPARALRVVPGMTRLGAFDERGTLVGKVVDVAHEQWWGGRRVVAADVSGVAVRPETRGGGVARQLLTELLVRARERGAAVSALYPTVSAVYRSLGWEVAGSLGATELDTAALPRTRAVDGLTVRPGEPDELPLVTELYERVARQRQGLLTRRGGHFDEAPDTPLPEGVDALSLVFDGDLLVGALVFGRGTGYGVESKLDVHHLLATTPDAARALVGVLAGWTTVTRAVRVPLLAGDVFSTVLPLERASAGSARAWMHRPVDVVRAVADRGWPAHATGRVAFRLRDDVAPWNAGDWELEVADGAATLRRAATEPDLWLDVRGFAVLYCAATGGRALAQTGLAGGSGDPAALDLLACGPRAELLDYF